One Arthrobacter sp. FW306-07-I genomic window carries:
- a CDS encoding cysteine desulfurase family protein, with the protein MPAYLDHAATTPLSGAALAALTRELARTGNPSSLHGSGRRARRAVEDAREAIAAAAGAHPSEVIFTSGGTESDNLAVKGMYWSRVAEDPKRRRILCSAVEHHAVLDTVEWLERHEGAEVTWLPVDGEGVLDLDVLQTELSRDPGSVALVTVMWANNEVGTIQPIPQIVELAHGAGVPMHSDAVQAFGSVPVHFKDSGLDAMSISGHKIGGPVGVGALLLGRAVKLTPVQHGGGQERDVRSGTLDTASIAAFAAAAEAAAAALPTESARIAALRDSLIDGVRERVPEAVLRGAPGDGRLPGNAHFTFPGCEGDSLLFLLDLAGIESSTGSACTAGVPRPSHVLLAMGLDEETARGAQRFSLGHASTEADVDALLAALPEAYARARQAGMAGHESSIQTAGTVARQVLGGA; encoded by the coding sequence ATGCCCGCCTACCTCGACCATGCCGCCACCACGCCGCTTTCGGGCGCTGCGCTCGCCGCCTTGACCCGGGAACTCGCGCGGACCGGTAACCCCTCATCGCTGCACGGGTCCGGCCGGCGTGCCCGCCGTGCCGTGGAAGATGCGCGGGAGGCCATCGCCGCAGCGGCGGGAGCCCACCCCTCGGAGGTGATCTTTACCTCGGGAGGAACCGAGTCGGACAACCTCGCCGTCAAGGGTATGTACTGGTCCCGGGTGGCAGAAGACCCCAAGCGGCGGCGCATCCTCTGTTCCGCCGTCGAACATCACGCGGTTCTCGACACTGTGGAATGGCTGGAGCGCCACGAAGGTGCGGAGGTGACCTGGCTGCCCGTCGACGGCGAAGGAGTTCTGGACCTCGACGTGCTCCAAACCGAGCTTTCGCGCGATCCAGGGAGTGTGGCGCTGGTGACCGTCATGTGGGCCAACAACGAGGTGGGCACCATTCAGCCGATCCCGCAGATCGTTGAACTTGCCCATGGCGCCGGCGTCCCAATGCATTCCGATGCCGTCCAGGCATTCGGTTCGGTGCCGGTGCACTTCAAGGACTCCGGCCTGGATGCCATGTCCATCTCCGGGCACAAAATTGGTGGTCCCGTCGGGGTGGGGGCACTTCTGCTGGGGCGGGCGGTGAAGCTGACACCAGTGCAGCATGGTGGGGGGCAAGAGCGCGACGTCCGCTCCGGCACGCTGGACACCGCTTCCATTGCTGCCTTCGCCGCAGCTGCGGAAGCGGCCGCCGCTGCGCTTCCCACGGAGTCGGCCCGCATTGCTGCCCTTCGGGACAGTCTGATCGACGGCGTCCGCGAACGGGTACCGGAAGCGGTCCTTCGCGGCGCGCCCGGCGACGGCCGGCTTCCTGGCAACGCCCATTTCACGTTCCCCGGCTGCGAAGGGGACTCGCTGCTGTTCCTCCTTGACCTGGCGGGCATCGAATCGTCAACCGGTTCGGCCTGCACCGCGGGCGTGCCCCGGCCGTCCCACGTGCTGCTGGCCATGGGGCTGGACGAGGAAACGGCGCGTGGAGCCCAGCGGTTCAGCCTGGGGCACGCGTCCACCGAGGCGGACGTCGATGCCCTTCTTGCTGCACTCCCCGAGGCGTACGCACGGGCGCGCCAGGCGGGCATGGCCGGGCATGAGTCCTCGATCCAGACCGCGGGTACCGTGGCGCGGCAGGTGCTGGGCGGCGCCTGA
- a CDS encoding helix-turn-helix transcriptional regulator, giving the protein MYRLPWADRIAAVASLTDAKRLQLFELVAASIRPVGRDEVAEASGMARSTVSFHLDRLVQDGLLAVEFHKPAGRVGPGSGRPAKMYRPMAGEVGASVPDRNYDLAGELMAAAIETSQADGGPVGESLRAIAFRKGRELAELAGGLEEFLAEAGYQPQPDGDGGYLLPNCPFHRLSRAHATVVCDMNGAFLRGAAVGCGSPEDRVAEATGPGHCCARIQGAG; this is encoded by the coding sequence ATGTACCGACTTCCCTGGGCCGACAGGATCGCAGCCGTCGCCTCACTCACGGATGCGAAGAGGCTGCAGCTGTTCGAGCTGGTTGCGGCATCGATCCGGCCCGTGGGACGCGACGAGGTGGCCGAGGCTTCGGGCATGGCACGGAGCACCGTTTCCTTCCACCTCGACAGGCTGGTCCAGGACGGGCTGCTGGCCGTGGAGTTCCACAAGCCCGCGGGCAGGGTGGGGCCGGGCTCGGGGCGTCCGGCCAAGATGTACCGGCCGATGGCTGGCGAAGTGGGAGCCTCCGTGCCGGACCGGAACTATGACCTTGCCGGGGAACTGATGGCCGCTGCCATCGAAACCTCGCAGGCCGACGGTGGGCCGGTGGGGGAGTCCCTGCGCGCAATTGCGTTCCGGAAGGGGCGGGAGCTCGCAGAATTAGCCGGTGGGTTGGAGGAGTTCCTGGCGGAGGCGGGCTACCAGCCGCAGCCTGACGGTGACGGCGGCTACCTGCTGCCCAACTGCCCCTTCCATCGGCTTTCCCGGGCCCACGCCACAGTGGTCTGCGATATGAACGGCGCCTTCCTGCGGGGGGCGGCGGTTGGCTGCGGCAGCCCCGAGGACCGTGTTGCCGAGGCCACCGGACCCGGTCACTGCTGCGCACGGATCCAGGGTGCGGGCTGA
- a CDS encoding J domain-containing protein, with protein sequence MTESSSSHYQVLRVAVTATEKEIKVAYRRAARIAHPDHGGDAATFRRVTAAYETLIDPQRRKAYDRSYGAGSVQGVAPDDGAHFDAPAAGSRASATVRRPDNGRNTAGDPPIYVPPYEGSGAPLIPLAHASQQVHGMPRKRGIFGAEARIQREMRTVQLLTRQVLPAIPAARLINGLQSPADNSHIDHAVLSGYRLALVNSMLLPKGAYAWDGRTLNHGGRSVAPPQLARVVWAMQEIFPELNVTGWTVVHGPDGNLHEPVIDHHRRPSGALETVHIVNAAGMVRGLKEFLASGPAPNTVNVPVLARLLRGMH encoded by the coding sequence TTGACCGAGAGCAGCAGCTCCCACTACCAGGTCCTGCGCGTGGCCGTCACCGCCACCGAGAAGGAGATCAAGGTGGCCTACCGTCGCGCTGCGAGGATTGCCCATCCAGACCACGGTGGTGACGCCGCAACCTTCCGGCGCGTGACTGCTGCCTACGAGACCCTGATCGATCCGCAGCGGCGGAAAGCCTACGACCGGTCCTATGGCGCCGGATCAGTCCAGGGCGTTGCGCCCGACGACGGCGCCCACTTTGATGCCCCGGCCGCCGGAAGCAGGGCGTCGGCCACTGTCCGGAGGCCGGACAACGGCAGGAACACCGCAGGCGACCCGCCGATCTACGTGCCGCCGTACGAGGGAAGCGGTGCTCCGCTCATCCCCCTGGCCCATGCGAGCCAGCAGGTTCACGGGATGCCGCGGAAACGCGGCATCTTCGGCGCTGAGGCCCGCATCCAGCGCGAGATGCGCACCGTCCAACTGCTGACCCGGCAGGTGCTGCCGGCAATTCCCGCCGCCAGGCTCATCAACGGCCTGCAATCCCCGGCGGACAACAGCCACATCGATCATGCGGTCCTGTCCGGCTACCGGCTGGCCCTGGTCAATTCCATGCTCCTGCCCAAGGGCGCCTACGCCTGGGACGGCAGGACCCTCAACCATGGCGGCCGCTCCGTGGCGCCTCCGCAGCTGGCCCGGGTGGTGTGGGCCATGCAGGAGATCTTCCCGGAGCTCAACGTCACCGGATGGACCGTGGTGCATGGCCCGGACGGAAACCTCCACGAACCCGTAATCGACCACCACAGGCGGCCGTCCGGAGCCTTGGAGACTGTCCACATCGTCAACGCGGCGGGCATGGTGCGGGGCCTTAAGGAGTTCCTGGCCTCCGGGCCCGCCCCCAACACTGTGAACGTCCCGGTCCTGGCCAGGCTGCTGCGCGGCATGCACTGA